A single region of the Marmota flaviventris isolate mMarFla1 chromosome 10, mMarFla1.hap1, whole genome shotgun sequence genome encodes:
- the Czib gene encoding CXXC motif containing zinc binding protein isoform X1 — protein MGKIALQLKATLENVTNLRPVGEDFRWYLKMKCGNCGEISEKWQYLRLMDSVELKGGRHSVSMVQKCKLCARENSIDILSSTIQSYNAEDNEKFKTIVEFECRGLEPVDFQPQDGFAAEGVESGTIFSDINLQEKDWTDYDEKAQESVGIYEVTHQFVKC, from the exons ATGGGG AAAATCGCTCTGCAGCTCAAAGCGACGCTGGAGAACGTCACGAACCTCCGTCCCGTGGGCGAGGACTTCCGGTGGTACCTGAAG ATGAAATGTGGCAACTGTGGAGAGATTTCAGAGAAATGGCAGTACCTCCGGCTGATG GATAGTGTGGAACTGAAGGGAGGCCGTCACAGTGTCTCCATGGTCCAGAAGTGCAAGCTGTGTGCACGGGAAAACTCAATAG atATTTTGAGTAGCACCATCCAATCTTACAAT GCTGAAGACAATGAGAAGTTCAAGACGATAGTAGAGTTTGAGTGCCGGGGCCTTGAACCAGTTGATTTCCAGCCCCAG GATGGGTTTGCTGCTGAGGGTGTGGAGTCTGGGACAATCTTCAGTGACATTAATCTGCAAGAGAAG GATTGGACTGACTATGATGAGAAGGCTCAGGAGTCTGTGGGAATCTATGAGGTCACTCACCAGTTTGTGAAGTGCTGA
- the Czib gene encoding CXXC motif containing zinc binding protein isoform X2, with translation MKCGNCGEISEKWQYLRLMDSVELKGGRHSVSMVQKCKLCARENSIDILSSTIQSYNAEDNEKFKTIVEFECRGLEPVDFQPQDGFAAEGVESGTIFSDINLQEKDWTDYDEKAQESVGIYEVTHQFVKC, from the exons ATGAAATGTGGCAACTGTGGAGAGATTTCAGAGAAATGGCAGTACCTCCGGCTGATG GATAGTGTGGAACTGAAGGGAGGCCGTCACAGTGTCTCCATGGTCCAGAAGTGCAAGCTGTGTGCACGGGAAAACTCAATAG atATTTTGAGTAGCACCATCCAATCTTACAAT GCTGAAGACAATGAGAAGTTCAAGACGATAGTAGAGTTTGAGTGCCGGGGCCTTGAACCAGTTGATTTCCAGCCCCAG GATGGGTTTGCTGCTGAGGGTGTGGAGTCTGGGACAATCTTCAGTGACATTAATCTGCAAGAGAAG GATTGGACTGACTATGATGAGAAGGCTCAGGAGTCTGTGGGAATCTATGAGGTCACTCACCAGTTTGTGAAGTGCTGA
- the Cpt2 gene encoding carnitine O-palmitoyltransferase 2, mitochondrial has product MVPRLLLRAWPRGPAIGPGAPCRSLSADSRPGQYLQHSIVPTMHYQDSLPRLPIPKLEDTIRRYLNAQKPLLNDGQFRKTEQFCKSFENGIGKELHKQLVARDKQNKHTSYISGPWFDMYLTARDSVVLNFNPFMAFNPDPKSEYNDQLTRATNMTVSAIRFLKTLRAGLLEPEVFHLNPAKSDTNTFKRLIRFVPSSLSWYGAYLVNAYPLDMSQYFRLFNSTRLPKPRRDELFTDDKARHLLVLRKGHFYVFDVLDQDGHIVSPSEIQAHLKYILEDNSPVPEFPLTYLTSENRDVWAELRQKLIHGGNEETLRKVDSAAFCLCLDDFPIKDLVHLSHTMLHGDGTNRWFDKSFNLIVAKDGTAAVHFEHAWGDGVAVLRFFNEVFKDSTNAPAITPQSQPANTDSSITVQKLSFKLNDALKAGITAAKEKFDATTKTLTIDCMQFQRGGKEFLKKQKLSPDAVAQLAFQMAFLRQYGQTVATYESCSTAAFKHGRTETIRPASIFTKRCSEAFVREPSKHSAGELQQLMAECSKYHGQLTKEAAMGQGFDRHLFALRHLVAAKGIVLPELYLDPAYERINHNILSTSTLSSPAVNLGGFAPVVPDGFGIGYAVHDDWIGCNVSSYPGRNAREFLHCVEKSLEDIFDALEGKSIKA; this is encoded by the exons ATGGTGCCCCGCCTACTGCTGCGCGCCTGGCCCCGGGGCCCTGCCATTGGCCCTGGAGCCCCCTGTCGGTCCCTCAGTGCTGACAGTAGGCCTGGCCAGTACCTGCAGCACAGCATCGTGCCCACCATGCACTACCAGGACAGTCTGCCCAG GCTGCCTATTCCCAAACTTGAAGACACCATTAGGAGATACCTCAATGCACAGAAACCTCTCTTGAATGATGGCCAGTTCAG GAAGACAGAACAATTTTGTAAGAGTTTTGAGAATGGAATTGGAAAAGAACTACACAAGCAGCTGGTGGCTCGGGACAAACAGAATAAACACACAAGCTACATTTCTG gtCCCTGGTTTGATATGTATTTAACTGCTCGAGACTCAGTTGTTCTGAACTTTAATCCATTTATGGCATTCAATCCTGATCCAAAATCTGAGTATAATGACCAGCTCACCCGGGCGACCAACATGACTGTTTCTGCCATCCGGTTTCTGAAGACACTCCGGGCTGGCCTTTTGGAGCCAGAAGTATTCCACTTGAACCCTGCCAAAAGTGACACGAATACCTTTAAGAGACTCATACGCTTTGTGCCTTCCTCTCTGTCTTGGTATGGAGCCTACTTGGTCAATGCATATCCCTTGGATATGTCTCAGTATTTTCGGCTTTTCAATTCAACTCGTTTACCCAAACCCAGGCGGGATGAACTCTTTACTGATGACAAGGCCCGACACCTCCTGGTCCTAAGAAAAGGACATTTCTATGTCTTTGATGTCCTGGATCAAGATGGGCACATCGTAAGCCCCTCAGAAATCCAGGCGCATCTGAAGTACATTCTCGAAGACAATAGCCCTGTGCCTGAGTTTCCTCTGACATATCTGACCAGTGAGAACCGAGATGTCTGGGCAGAGCTCAGGCAGAAGCTGATACATGGGGGCAATGAGGAGACCCTGAGGAAAGTGGACTCCGCTGCCTTCTGCCTCTGCTTAGATGACTTCCCCATTAAGGACCTTGTCCATTTGTCCCACACCATGCTACATGGTGATGGTACAAATCGCTGGTTTGATAAATCCTTTAATCTCATTGTGGCCAAGGATGGCACTGCCGCTGTCCACTTTGAGCATGCTTGGGGTGACGGGGTTGCAGTACTCAGGTTTTTCAATGAAGTGTTTAAAGATAGCACTAACGCTCCTGCCATCACTCCCCAGAGCCAGCCAGCCAATACAGACTCTTCCATCACTGTGCAAAAACTCAGCTTCAAATTGAATGATGCCTTAAAGGCTGGAATCACTGCTGCAAAGGAAAAGTTTGATGCTACCACGAAAACCCTCACCATTGACTGTATGCAGTTTCAGAGAGGAGGCAAAGAATTCTTGAAGAAGCAGAAGTTGAGCCCTGACGCAGTGGCACAGCTGGCCTTCCAGATGGCCTTCCTGCGGCAGTATGGGCAGACAGTGGCCACCTACGAGTCCTGCAGCACTGCAGCATTCAAACATGGCCGCACTGAGACCATCCGCCCAGCCTCCATCTTCACAAAGAGGTGCTCTGAGGCCTTCGTCAGGGAGCCCTCTAAGCACAGTGCTGGCGAGCTTCAGCAGCTGATGGCCGAGTGCTCCAAGTACCATGGCCAGCTGACCAAAGAAGCAGCAATGG GCCAGGGCTTTGACAGACACTTGTTTGCTTTGCGGCACCTAGTGGCAGCCAAAGGAATTGTCCTGCCCGAGCTCTACCTGGACCCTGCATATGAACGGATAAACCACAACATCCTGTCCACCAGCACGCTGAGCAGCCCAGCAGTGAACCTTGGTGGCTTTGCCCCTGTTGTCCCGGATGGCTTTGGCATTGGTTATGCTGTTCATGATGACTGGATAGGCTGCAATGTCTCCTCCTACCCAGGACGCAATGCCCGGGAGTTTCTTCACTGTGTTGAGAAATCCTTAGAAGATATATTTGATGCCTTAGAAGGCAAATCCATCAAAGCTTAG